In Haliaeetus albicilla chromosome 12, bHalAlb1.1, whole genome shotgun sequence, a genomic segment contains:
- the MRPS7 gene encoding small ribosomal subunit protein uS7m has translation MAAPSAAGLSRRLRAWLPRLTQVRWSRYNPSFVEPEVNKELYRKPWDELTEEEKEKLELKAVQPIKAAPPAVSTSVFSDPLISKFTNMMMKDGNKVLARSLMAQTLEAIKRKQLEKYHKAPEDKKETIECNPYVIFHQALKNCQPIIGLSSITKGGKTYQVPVPLKDNRKRFLAMKWLITECRENKNRRMLMPEKLSQELLQAFNNEGPIIKKKHVLHKMAEANRAYAHFRWW, from the exons GCTGACGCAGGTGAGATGGAGTCGCTACAACCCCAGTTTCGTGGAGCCAGAAGTGAACAAGGAATTGTATCGGAAACCTTGGGACGAGCTGactgaggaggaaaaggaaaaactggagCTTAAGGCTGTTCAACCCATAAaagctgctcctcctgctgtCTCCACCTCTGTGTTCAGCGACCCTCTGATCAG TAAATTCACCAATATGATGATGAAGGATGGAAATAAAGTGCTGGCCAGAAGCCTCATGGCTCAG ACTCTAGAGGCCATTAAGAGGAAGCAGCTGGAGAAGTACCACAAAGCTCCAGAAGATAAGAAGGAGACAATTGAATGCAACCCTTATGTCATTTTCCACCAGGCTCTGAAAAACTGCCAGCCCATCATTGGGCTCAGCAGCATCACAAAAGGAGGCAAAACCTACCAG GTCCCAGTCCCTCTGAAGGACAATCGGAAGCGCTTCCTGGCCATGAAGTGGTTAATCACCGAGTGCAGGGAGAACAAGAACCGTCGGATGCTGATGCCCGAGAAGCTCTCCCAGGAGCTGCTCCAGGCCTTCAACAATGAAGGACCCATCATCAAGAAGAAGCACGTGCTGCACAAGATGGCAGAGGCCAACCGGGCTTACGCCCACTTCCGCTGGTGGTAA